CTCTACGGGGCCCAGAGGCCTTGCGTCGACGCAGCCCTAGTGCCTCGGCACAGAGGTTTTGAAGGGTTCAGGCAGCAGCAGCGGCTGCCTGGGCCTGGGGGTACGTTCGCCCGAGCTTGGTGCGGGCGCTCTCGACTGTGAAGCGCCAGCGGACCCGGGCCCGTTCCTTGTTGCGCATCCGCTCCCATCGGGCCACCTCCCGCTTCAGGGTGGCCTTGTTGGCGATTCGCCTGTCCAGGCATTGGCGGTTGAGCACGCCAACTTCAATCTCCACCATGTTCAGCCAGTTGGCGTGCTTGGGGACGAAGTGTAACTCCAGCTTCTTCAGAATCCTCCGGGCCTCCTGCGGCGGGAAGGCTTCATAGAGGGCGCCGGGGCTGTGCGTAGAGAGGTTGTCGAGCACCACTCGAATGGTTTCTGCCCCCGGGTAGTGCACGTCCACCAGCGCGCGCATTTGCACCGCGAAGTCCTTGGCGGTCCGCTGGTCCGAGACTTCGACGTGGCGCCAGGGACGGTGCACGTCCAGAAAGACGAAGAGGTTGGCCGTCCCGTTGCGCTGGTACTCGTAGTCGTAACGCCGGGGCTTGCCGGGCATGGCTGGCAGGGGCGTGCGGACTTCTCCAATCAGCTGGGTGGGCGTCTCGTCGAAGCACACCACCGGCCTCTT
Above is a window of Pyxidicoccus xibeiensis DNA encoding:
- a CDS encoding IS630 family transposase, translating into MNVRYLVTLAAEEKSELEALVSGGTGRVRRVKRAQILLAAHTGVTDEQIARSVRVGASTVYRVKRRFVEGGVEHALHERQRPGASRKPTGKQEALLVATACSSPPKGRARWTLQLLADELVRLTEHAELSRETVRRRLEESELKPWQQRMWCIPKVDAEYIARMEDVLELYAEPPDAKRPVVCFDETPTQLIGEVRTPLPAMPGKPRRYDYEYQRNGTANLFVFLDVHRPWRHVEVSDQRTAKDFAVQMRALVDVHYPGAETIRVVLDNLSTHSPGALYEAFPPQEARRILKKLELHFVPKHANWLNMVEIEVGVLNRQCLDRRIANKATLKREVARWERMRNKERARVRWRFTVESARTKLGRTYPQAQAAAAAA